One Octopus sinensis linkage group LG21, ASM634580v1, whole genome shotgun sequence DNA segment encodes these proteins:
- the LOC115222951 gene encoding protein ABHD14B isoform X3 translates to MVANVIRINKLVFLFLGFIGVVIVYFLINLNPVDMSSEHTSSKLHKRVTWHNQAFVNVPSEVVEAAKSINVNSEVIEMVYQSENIVISTREAVPKKLPTMEVLLLHGAAFSSQNWQDIGTLQFLAAAGYQAVAIDLPGKGKSTKISVTDGGDFLDKVIDLLDMNNPVIISPSMSGMYSLPFLMDSAGKRLKSSIGYVPIAPVFTEKYTKMEYSKLKIPTMIVCGSLDVSLGPVSTKNLKQLPNSEVFILEGAGHPAYLTHTDAFHRLLYNFLLSIASSQN, encoded by the exons ATGGTGGCAAATGTTATCCGAATAAACAAGTTGGTGTTTTTATTTCTTGGgtttattggtgttgttattgtctaCTTCTTAATCAATTTAAATCCAGTAGACATGAGTTCAGAACACACGTCTAGCAAGCTTCACAAAAGAGTTACATGGCACAACCAGGCCTTCGTTAATGTCCCGTCAGAAGTTGTTGAGGCAGCGAAATCCATAAATGTAAATTCTGAAGTGATTGAAATGGTATACCAGTCTGAG AACATTGTCATATCCACAAGGGAGGCAGTTCCAAAGAAGTTGCCAACAATGGAGGTTCTCTTGTTGCATGGTGCTGCATTCAGTTCACAGAACTGGCAGGACATTGGCACACTTCAGTTCCTTGCTGCAGCTGGCTACCAGGCAGTTGCAATCGATCTTCCAG GTAAAGGCAAAAGTACAAAGATTTCAGTCACTGATGGCGGTGATTTCCTTGACAAAGTAATTGATTTGCTGGATATGAACAACCCTGTTATCATCAGCCCTTCCATGAGTGGCATGTACTCCTTACCATTTTTGATGGATTCCGCTGGCAAACGGTTGAAAAGTTCAATTGGCTATGTTCCAATTGCTCCAGTGTTCACAGAAAAGTATACCAAAATGGAGTATTCAAAgttaaag ATCCCAACAATGATCGTGTGTGGTTCCCTTGATGTGTCTTTGGGACCTGTGTCTACCAAGAATTTGAAGCAGTTACCGAATAGTGAAGTTTTCATTCTGGAAGGAGCAGGGCATCCTGCATATCTAACTCACACTGATGCTTTTCATAGATTACTCTATAATTTCCTCCTGTCTATAGCATCATCACAGAACTAA
- the LOC115222951 gene encoding protein ABHD14B isoform X2, with product MQDANSFLVKERNIMVANVIRINKLVFLFLGFIGVVIVYFLINLNPVDMSSEHTSSKLHKRVTWHNQAFVNVPSEVVEAAKSINVNSEVIEMVYQSENIVISTREAVPKKLPTMEVLLLHGAAFSSQNWQDIGTLQFLAAAGYQAVAIDLPGKGKSTKISVTDGGDFLDKVIDLLDMNNPVIISPSMSGMYSLPFLMDSAGKRLKSSIGYVPIAPVFTEKYTKMEYSKLKIPTMIVCGSLDVSLGPVSTKNLKQLPNSEVFILEGAGHPAYLTHTDAFHRLLYNFLLSIASSQN from the exons atGCTAATTCATTTCTAGTTAAAGAGCGGAATATTATGGTGGCAAATGTTATCCGAATAAACAAGTTGGTGTTTTTATTTCTTGGgtttattggtgttgttattgtctaCTTCTTAATCAATTTAAATCCAGTAGACATGAGTTCAGAACACACGTCTAGCAAGCTTCACAAAAGAGTTACATGGCACAACCAGGCCTTCGTTAATGTCCCGTCAGAAGTTGTTGAGGCAGCGAAATCCATAAATGTAAATTCTGAAGTGATTGAAATGGTATACCAGTCTGAG AACATTGTCATATCCACAAGGGAGGCAGTTCCAAAGAAGTTGCCAACAATGGAGGTTCTCTTGTTGCATGGTGCTGCATTCAGTTCACAGAACTGGCAGGACATTGGCACACTTCAGTTCCTTGCTGCAGCTGGCTACCAGGCAGTTGCAATCGATCTTCCAG GTAAAGGCAAAAGTACAAAGATTTCAGTCACTGATGGCGGTGATTTCCTTGACAAAGTAATTGATTTGCTGGATATGAACAACCCTGTTATCATCAGCCCTTCCATGAGTGGCATGTACTCCTTACCATTTTTGATGGATTCCGCTGGCAAACGGTTGAAAAGTTCAATTGGCTATGTTCCAATTGCTCCAGTGTTCACAGAAAAGTATACCAAAATGGAGTATTCAAAgttaaag ATCCCAACAATGATCGTGTGTGGTTCCCTTGATGTGTCTTTGGGACCTGTGTCTACCAAGAATTTGAAGCAGTTACCGAATAGTGAAGTTTTCATTCTGGAAGGAGCAGGGCATCCTGCATATCTAACTCACACTGATGCTTTTCATAGATTACTCTATAATTTCCTCCTGTCTATAGCATCATCACAGAACTAA
- the LOC115222951 gene encoding protein ABHD14B isoform X1, whose translation MVYINANSFLVKERNIMVANVIRINKLVFLFLGFIGVVIVYFLINLNPVDMSSEHTSSKLHKRVTWHNQAFVNVPSEVVEAAKSINVNSEVIEMVYQSENIVISTREAVPKKLPTMEVLLLHGAAFSSQNWQDIGTLQFLAAAGYQAVAIDLPGKGKSTKISVTDGGDFLDKVIDLLDMNNPVIISPSMSGMYSLPFLMDSAGKRLKSSIGYVPIAPVFTEKYTKMEYSKLKIPTMIVCGSLDVSLGPVSTKNLKQLPNSEVFILEGAGHPAYLTHTDAFHRLLYNFLLSIASSQN comes from the exons atGCTAATTCATTTCTAGTTAAAGAGCGGAATATTATGGTGGCAAATGTTATCCGAATAAACAAGTTGGTGTTTTTATTTCTTGGgtttattggtgttgttattgtctaCTTCTTAATCAATTTAAATCCAGTAGACATGAGTTCAGAACACACGTCTAGCAAGCTTCACAAAAGAGTTACATGGCACAACCAGGCCTTCGTTAATGTCCCGTCAGAAGTTGTTGAGGCAGCGAAATCCATAAATGTAAATTCTGAAGTGATTGAAATGGTATACCAGTCTGAG AACATTGTCATATCCACAAGGGAGGCAGTTCCAAAGAAGTTGCCAACAATGGAGGTTCTCTTGTTGCATGGTGCTGCATTCAGTTCACAGAACTGGCAGGACATTGGCACACTTCAGTTCCTTGCTGCAGCTGGCTACCAGGCAGTTGCAATCGATCTTCCAG GTAAAGGCAAAAGTACAAAGATTTCAGTCACTGATGGCGGTGATTTCCTTGACAAAGTAATTGATTTGCTGGATATGAACAACCCTGTTATCATCAGCCCTTCCATGAGTGGCATGTACTCCTTACCATTTTTGATGGATTCCGCTGGCAAACGGTTGAAAAGTTCAATTGGCTATGTTCCAATTGCTCCAGTGTTCACAGAAAAGTATACCAAAATGGAGTATTCAAAgttaaag ATCCCAACAATGATCGTGTGTGGTTCCCTTGATGTGTCTTTGGGACCTGTGTCTACCAAGAATTTGAAGCAGTTACCGAATAGTGAAGTTTTCATTCTGGAAGGAGCAGGGCATCCTGCATATCTAACTCACACTGATGCTTTTCATAGATTACTCTATAATTTCCTCCTGTCTATAGCATCATCACAGAACTAA